The following proteins are co-located in the candidate division WOR-3 bacterium genome:
- a CDS encoding UDP-N-acetylglucosamine--N-acetylmuramyl-(pentapeptide) pyrophosphoryl-undecaprenol N-acetylglucosamine transferase, translating to MRIMLAAGGTGGHVFPALALARELMRRAVDVVWVGRRDGLEANLARSHGCEFEPVPAAGLVGKSIRARLAWPGVFSAGVVRSIGLVSRWTPDAVVATGGYVAAAPLVAARLAGRPFFLLEQNRVPGRVTRFFSAGARMCFFGFPPKGTAECDFGRHVGTCDTNVVVTGNPLRPEMSTPARHDDGKTVLVLGGSGGARALTLAALDTAAALANLHFIVLTGRRDFELARSMRRSSNCELVEFTDRPSELYARATIAISRAGGMVLSELVAYGIPAILVPFPYAADRHQHANAEYLESVGAAINLDQSRLSGLTSLTGELMSDTGRRHRMEQACRAVARPDAASVIAENIIRAVNQQATAKTEELGCSAG from the coding sequence ATGAGAATCATGCTGGCCGCGGGTGGGACCGGCGGCCACGTCTTTCCCGCGTTAGCGCTCGCTAGAGAGCTCATGCGGCGAGCGGTGGACGTTGTCTGGGTTGGTCGGCGTGATGGCCTTGAGGCCAACCTGGCCCGCTCGCACGGGTGTGAGTTTGAGCCGGTGCCGGCCGCGGGTCTTGTCGGGAAGAGTATTCGAGCCAGGCTGGCCTGGCCCGGAGTGTTCTCGGCTGGAGTAGTTCGTTCCATTGGGCTGGTATCCAGGTGGACGCCGGATGCGGTTGTGGCAACCGGCGGGTATGTTGCTGCTGCGCCGCTGGTTGCAGCACGGCTTGCCGGCCGACCGTTCTTTCTGCTTGAACAGAACCGAGTGCCCGGCAGGGTAACGCGGTTTTTTTCGGCTGGAGCAAGGATGTGTTTCTTCGGGTTTCCGCCAAAGGGAACGGCGGAATGCGATTTCGGCAGGCACGTCGGGACATGCGACACGAACGTGGTGGTTACCGGCAATCCGCTCCGGCCGGAGATGTCCACGCCGGCACGGCACGATGATGGTAAGACTGTGCTTGTGCTCGGTGGTAGCGGTGGAGCCAGAGCCCTAACTCTCGCCGCCCTGGATACAGCCGCAGCACTGGCGAATCTTCACTTTATCGTCTTGACCGGCCGGCGCGACTTTGAGCTCGCCCGGTCCATGAGACGTTCAAGCAACTGCGAACTGGTGGAGTTTACCGACCGACCCAGCGAACTATACGCACGGGCCACAATTGCAATTTCCCGGGCAGGCGGCATGGTACTCTCAGAACTGGTTGCCTATGGCATTCCTGCCATCCTTGTGCCCTTCCCATATGCCGCAGACCGACACCAGCATGCGAACGCAGAATACCTGGAGTCGGTTGGCGCCGCCATCAATCTGGACCAGAGCCGCCTGTCCGGGCTTACTTCACTCACCGGCGAGCTGATGAGCGACACCGGCCGCCGCCACAGGATGGAACAGGCCTGCCGTGCAGTAGCCCGGCCGGACGCAGCTTCGGTGATAGCAGAGAACATCATCAGGGCTGTCAATCAACAGGCGACAGCCAAAACCGAGGAGCTCGGATGTTCGGCCGGCTGA
- the mraY gene encoding phospho-N-acetylmuramoyl-pentapeptide-transferase, whose protein sequence is MLYRLLWPLRDIFGPLNLFRYITFRAAAAGSVAIVLTLLLGPLLIRLVRRLQIGQNVREEVPERHRQKAGTPTMGGVLMLVAGLAGILLFADLGNRFVQLGILVLVWLGLLGLWDDFVKVRLGRPRGINKMTKLVAQFLLASLVGLVLYFAPLDPAIRSKTNFLLFKNITLDFGWFYIPFVMFVLVLGSNAVNLADGLDGLAAGLLIVALGSVAMLCYVSGHGKIAAYLNIMFVNGSGEMAVYCLALLGACLGFLWYNCHPAQIFMGDTGSLPLGGALALAGVVAKHELLLPLVGGVFVLETVSVILQVACFRLGRGKRLFRMAPLHHHYELSGWTETQVVTRFMILSVLFGLMALASLKIR, encoded by the coding sequence ATGCTGTACCGACTGCTCTGGCCGTTGCGCGATATTTTCGGGCCGCTGAACCTGTTTCGTTACATTACGTTCCGAGCCGCTGCGGCCGGCTCGGTTGCCATCGTGCTGACACTCTTGCTCGGGCCGTTGCTCATCCGGCTGGTGCGGCGGCTGCAGATTGGACAGAATGTGAGGGAGGAAGTGCCGGAGCGGCACCGGCAGAAGGCCGGCACGCCGACGATGGGTGGTGTGTTGATGCTTGTGGCCGGGCTGGCCGGCATTCTGTTGTTTGCCGACCTTGGAAATCGGTTTGTCCAGCTCGGCATTTTGGTGCTGGTCTGGCTAGGACTGCTTGGACTCTGGGATGACTTCGTCAAGGTCAGGCTCGGCCGGCCACGCGGTATCAATAAGATGACCAAGCTCGTGGCTCAGTTCCTGCTGGCGAGCCTGGTCGGATTGGTTCTCTACTTCGCGCCCCTGGACCCGGCAATCCGGTCCAAGACCAATTTTCTCCTGTTCAAGAACATCACTTTGGACTTCGGGTGGTTCTACATTCCTTTTGTCATGTTTGTCCTTGTCCTGGGATCAAACGCCGTAAACCTTGCCGACGGACTCGATGGTCTGGCCGCCGGGCTCCTGATCGTGGCGCTGGGCAGTGTTGCGATGCTCTGCTACGTCTCAGGGCATGGCAAGATTGCTGCCTACTTGAACATCATGTTCGTAAACGGCTCAGGCGAGATGGCGGTGTACTGTCTGGCGCTGCTTGGTGCCTGTCTTGGGTTTCTGTGGTACAACTGTCACCCGGCCCAAATATTCATGGGCGACACCGGTTCGCTGCCGCTTGGCGGAGCCCTAGCCCTGGCCGGGGTCGTGGCCAAGCACGAGCTGCTGCTCCCTTTGGTCGGCGGTGTGTTTGTGTTGGAGACGGTCTCGGTAATACTGCAGGTCGCCTGTTTCCGGCTGGGCCGGGGCAAGCGGCTTTTCCGCATGGCTCCGCTGCACCATCATTACGAGCTTTCCGGCTGGACCGAGACCCAGGTGGTGACAAGGTTCATGATTCTTTCGGTACTGTTCGGTCTGATGGCGCTGGCATCACTGAAGATAAGATGA
- the murD gene encoding UDP-N-acetylmuramoyl-L-alanine--D-glutamate ligase — MPPTKDELARSRVLVLGLGRAGSAIARFLMKLGAAVYGHDSDQSVLAGQAVKQLRQAGMVLAPKPEVVKADWAVVSPGISEDNEAVVELRRRGVPVVDELDLASQFVSGPIVAVTGSNGKSTTTALIGHILEVAGHRVFVGGNLAPGRPLSAALDVGPYDWYVVEASSFQLERAQWFAPAVAVILNVSPDHLDRHRSLAVYAECKFRILDHQSMSDWAVLNHDDSVVMKARGRGKADRRFFSMRRPVCGAYRSGGWLYFEGERIAPVSEMKLCGAHNVANALAAVCVARIVGTGVGAIRRGLAGFAGLPHRLERVRVLAGVEYVNNSMCTNPAAGIKSLEAFRRKVVLITGGREKGLPVADYVQAVARRAKQVILCGENAPKLGRALARAGFKRFQSAASLVGAVRAAKAIAQAGDVVLFSPAFASFDQFRDFQERGDAFKKEVRRLKA; from the coding sequence GTGCCGCCAACCAAGGACGAACTGGCAAGGAGCCGGGTGCTGGTGCTGGGCCTGGGTCGAGCCGGAAGCGCAATCGCCCGGTTCCTGATGAAGCTGGGGGCAGCGGTGTATGGTCATGACTCAGACCAGTCCGTCCTTGCAGGTCAAGCCGTGAAACAACTGCGGCAGGCCGGTATGGTGCTCGCACCAAAGCCCGAGGTCGTGAAGGCCGACTGGGCCGTAGTCAGTCCCGGAATCAGTGAGGACAATGAGGCAGTTGTCGAGTTGCGCCGCAGGGGAGTGCCGGTTGTTGACGAACTCGACCTTGCGAGCCAGTTCGTATCCGGGCCGATAGTGGCCGTGACCGGCTCGAACGGCAAGTCAACGACTACCGCCTTGATCGGCCACATTCTTGAGGTTGCGGGTCATCGGGTGTTTGTCGGCGGCAACCTGGCACCGGGTAGGCCGTTGTCGGCAGCACTCGATGTCGGGCCCTATGACTGGTATGTGGTTGAGGCGTCGAGTTTTCAGCTTGAGAGAGCGCAGTGGTTCGCGCCTGCAGTTGCAGTGATTCTGAATGTGTCACCAGACCATCTGGACCGGCACCGGTCACTTGCCGTCTATGCAGAATGTAAGTTTCGGATACTGGATCATCAGAGTATGTCCGACTGGGCAGTGCTGAACCACGACGATTCGGTTGTCATGAAAGCACGCGGACGTGGGAAGGCTGATCGCCGATTCTTCTCGATGCGGCGGCCGGTCTGCGGAGCATACCGGTCCGGGGGGTGGCTGTACTTTGAGGGCGAACGGATTGCTCCGGTTTCGGAAATGAAGCTGTGCGGAGCTCACAATGTCGCCAATGCGCTCGCCGCGGTGTGCGTGGCGCGGATAGTGGGAACCGGTGTCGGTGCGATAAGGCGAGGCCTGGCTGGATTTGCGGGTCTGCCACACCGGCTGGAGCGGGTGCGGGTGCTGGCCGGGGTGGAGTACGTGAACAACAGCATGTGCACAAACCCGGCCGCCGGGATAAAGTCCCTGGAAGCATTCAGACGAAAGGTTGTTCTGATAACTGGCGGCAGGGAAAAGGGGCTGCCAGTCGCCGACTACGTGCAGGCAGTGGCAAGGAGGGCAAAGCAGGTGATTCTGTGCGGAGAGAACGCACCGAAGCTTGGTCGGGCGCTGGCACGCGCCGGCTTCAAACGGTTTCAGTCAGCGGCGAGTCTGGTCGGGGCCGTGAGGGCAGCCAAGGCTATAGCTCAGGCCGGAGATGTGGTGCTTTTCTCGCCAGCGTTTGCGAGCTTTGACCAGTTCCGGGATTTTCAGGAGCGGGGAGATGCGTTTAAGAAGGAAGTCCGAAGGCTGAAGGCTTAG
- a CDS encoding Mur ligase domain-containing protein, which produces MFGRLKRVHFVGIGGVGMSGIALVLRNLGFEVSGSDLHESETTRRLVEAGVRVSVGHARENLGDAEVVVFSTAVGSENPELVEARNRGVPLIRRAEMLAELMRMKFAVGVSGSHGKTTVTSMVGHLLERAGLDPTVVIGGRVIGTAAGARLGQSEYLVAEADESDRSFL; this is translated from the coding sequence ATGTTCGGCCGGCTGAAGCGTGTCCACTTTGTCGGCATCGGCGGCGTCGGGATGAGCGGCATCGCGCTGGTGCTGCGGAATCTGGGGTTCGAGGTGTCCGGTTCGGACCTGCACGAGAGCGAAACGACAAGGCGGTTGGTCGAGGCTGGTGTCAGGGTTTCTGTCGGACACGCAAGGGAGAATCTGGGCGATGCCGAGGTCGTCGTGTTCTCGACCGCGGTCGGGTCCGAAAACCCTGAGCTTGTCGAGGCCCGAAACCGCGGAGTACCGCTGATCCGACGGGCCGAGATGCTTGCCGAGCTGATGCGCATGAAGTTCGCGGTCGGTGTGTCCGGTAGCCACGGCAAGACCACGGTTACCTCGATGGTGGGACATCTTCTTGAGCGAGCCGGTTTGGACCCGACGGTCGTCATTGGCGGACGGGTGATTGGAACTGCGGCTGGTGCGAGACTGGGACAGTCTGAGTATCTTGTCGCCGAGGCAGATGAGAGTGACCGGTCTTTTCTT
- a CDS encoding FtsW/RodA/SpoVE family cell cycle protein yields MLRIGRRKNARSVRMVWRRAGRSKAGPDGLAVTGRQAGPVDPVLLFVVVTLAMVGLTVVYAATYHEGTDRIENHLVRATIGLFALFVGIRLKHTVLAGWFGWFLLGVVLGLMVVTAIAGRAAGVAHRWLPLLKKLSIQPAEIAKFVLPMWLAAYFARLKEKPEREWNLWRSLVRPGLVALGFVVLTAAQPAVGTTAIMAASTLIMFFLVGVRLRFLVPVTLLAVVALVVLVWRVPYAHDRWQEFISGKCRQQQHSLIAIGSGGVIGKGLGEGKQKFYFLSKLETDFAIASVGEEFGFAGALVIFGLYAVFLVRGMQAGRRSPHHFGQYLASGIVITIFLYALVHIAVAVAWAPVTGQPLPFVSYGGSALVTNLFAAGVVLNVSRYTGRPDENHAGRGWDRRPRLSRVSAR; encoded by the coding sequence ATGCTTAGGATTGGTCGGCGAAAAAACGCTAGGTCAGTGCGGATGGTGTGGCGCCGTGCGGGCCGGAGCAAGGCCGGACCCGACGGACTGGCCGTAACCGGACGGCAGGCCGGGCCGGTTGATCCGGTGCTCCTCTTTGTTGTCGTCACACTGGCGATGGTCGGCCTGACTGTGGTCTATGCGGCAACGTACCACGAGGGAACGGATCGAATTGAGAATCACCTGGTCCGCGCGACCATCGGACTCTTTGCACTCTTTGTCGGCATCAGGCTCAAGCATACTGTGCTTGCGGGGTGGTTCGGTTGGTTTCTGCTTGGAGTTGTTCTGGGGCTGATGGTCGTGACCGCGATTGCCGGCCGTGCGGCCGGTGTGGCGCATCGCTGGCTGCCACTCCTGAAAAAGCTTTCAATTCAACCGGCGGAAATCGCAAAGTTCGTGCTGCCGATGTGGCTGGCAGCCTATTTCGCAAGGCTGAAGGAAAAGCCGGAACGGGAGTGGAATCTGTGGCGGTCTCTGGTAAGGCCCGGACTCGTGGCACTGGGCTTTGTTGTGCTCACCGCTGCTCAGCCGGCAGTGGGAACGACGGCCATCATGGCAGCCTCGACCTTGATCATGTTCTTTCTGGTTGGAGTGAGACTGAGGTTTTTGGTACCGGTTACGCTGCTCGCCGTCGTAGCCCTGGTGGTGCTGGTGTGGCGTGTGCCTTATGCTCATGACCGCTGGCAGGAGTTCATATCAGGTAAGTGCCGACAACAGCAGCACTCGTTGATTGCCATCGGTTCGGGTGGAGTAATCGGTAAAGGCCTGGGCGAGGGTAAGCAGAAGTTCTATTTTCTATCCAAGTTGGAGACAGATTTCGCAATTGCGTCAGTGGGTGAGGAGTTCGGGTTTGCCGGTGCGCTGGTGATATTCGGGCTGTATGCTGTGTTTCTGGTGCGGGGCATGCAGGCAGGGCGCCGGAGTCCTCACCACTTCGGTCAGTATCTAGCATCAGGAATCGTCATTACGATTTTTCTGTATGCCCTGGTCCATATCGCCGTGGCGGTGGCCTGGGCACCAGTGACGGGCCAGCCACTGCCCTTCGTATCGTACGGCGGCTCCGCACTGGTGACAAACCTGTTTGCCGCCGGGGTCGTGCTGAATGTTTCGAGATATACAGGGAGGCCGGATGAGAATCATGCTGGCCGCGGGTGGGACCGGCGGCCACGTCTTTCCCGCGTTAGCGCTCGCTAG